A portion of the Pedobacter cryoconitis genome contains these proteins:
- a CDS encoding SEL1-like repeat protein — translation MSHRVYLYNTSEPDAYNAQSIEMMEWGYELSILLHPLLVSDGRIIADGSFDVHLSFNPEEPEDSPVLFYHAAAGIENFKRFYNFIEKYQDELIDNVEAFRLAKERLFTYLDGLDQPYFLLNASDVFNMSEETHGDQAQEWLENIRYNNAILTNAMDTDDFTQLKLSLFSEFTGQGFKDFKALLNYEGFDYGWAMIDHPEPEDAGIFEENGLKGLKDGDGKILIAPVYEHIYDFSYDDIAVVSTGGQFGYINKSGQEFIKPQFDDAFDFEGDYAAVVKADQYGLIDKNGLIVVDFQYQDLTDILSDGSYFTARLNDKWGVIDIKNTILIPFEHEEPITSDDYGSTFTTPVPAKETKFIYTNRFVWLTEGDPHFVNSFNIPVESYLYELIKSENTTENLLYNDQAQLLISGYEKIKENLYTIFILKKQKKQGLINYKGELLLDFIYDKIEKLDLVLNEPSQVLYPAIPDEAKDEYCTFLKIKKGKKYGIYLSVGNFNQQITEICYDQIDVLNQTTLAVQQNGLWGMINPFGKSQSPVIYDFIISSNDHEDSCYAYKDNKVYLIHQEKITDADPQILQDYIDSNSEYGYYYFNADQATQLQAFINKDLPPGDSLYKQAKTLLATAKKADIAKAVKLFQEAVALNHAYSMNDLALIYEDADDLYPEYKNEEASFQLFLGSAKAGSVVGMYNTGLCYSAGMGIPPDELQMCYWYTKAFEAGYQPAAFKLGTYYYDLMPRSPENYELALKYYLIAEKEGESVAVELGWLYNHLGNTVKALSYLVKAAADNESYAHWQLGTYAQDGIEMKVNIPLAIDRYKKAAELGYEEANLNLYEVYTYVPGFENKVLAEEYSRKLKASGFEIPVAKQTLLDKFINIFKGKK, via the coding sequence ATGTCACACAGAGTATACTTGTATAACACCAGTGAACCCGATGCGTATAATGCGCAAAGCATAGAAATGATGGAATGGGGGTATGAACTTTCTATTCTGCTTCACCCCTTGTTAGTCAGTGACGGTCGTATCATTGCAGACGGTAGCTTTGATGTCCATCTTAGTTTTAATCCAGAGGAACCAGAAGATAGCCCTGTTCTTTTTTACCACGCTGCGGCAGGTATAGAAAACTTCAAAAGGTTCTACAATTTCATCGAAAAGTATCAGGATGAATTAATTGATAATGTTGAAGCTTTTCGACTCGCTAAAGAGCGGCTCTTTACATACCTGGATGGCTTAGACCAGCCTTACTTCTTGCTCAATGCTTCTGATGTATTTAACATGAGCGAAGAAACACATGGCGATCAGGCACAGGAATGGTTGGAAAACATCAGATACAACAATGCAATTCTCACCAATGCGATGGATACTGATGATTTCACGCAGTTAAAGCTTTCCTTGTTCTCCGAGTTCACAGGCCAGGGTTTCAAAGATTTCAAAGCACTGTTGAATTACGAAGGATTTGATTATGGATGGGCCATGATTGACCATCCTGAACCCGAAGATGCCGGGATTTTCGAAGAAAATGGACTGAAAGGTTTAAAAGATGGGGATGGAAAAATTTTAATTGCTCCGGTTTATGAGCACATTTATGATTTTAGCTATGATGATATTGCTGTGGTCTCCACGGGCGGTCAGTTTGGCTATATAAACAAAAGTGGTCAGGAATTTATAAAGCCTCAGTTTGACGATGCTTTTGATTTTGAAGGAGATTATGCGGCTGTAGTCAAAGCAGACCAGTATGGCTTAATTGATAAAAATGGATTAATCGTTGTTGATTTTCAATACCAGGATCTGACAGATATACTTTCAGACGGCAGCTATTTCACGGCCAGGCTAAATGATAAATGGGGAGTGATTGATATCAAAAATACAATCCTCATTCCTTTTGAACATGAAGAGCCTATAACTTCGGATGATTACGGATCTACCTTTACAACTCCTGTTCCAGCTAAAGAGACAAAGTTCATCTATACTAACCGCTTTGTGTGGCTAACTGAGGGTGACCCGCATTTTGTGAACAGCTTTAATATTCCTGTGGAATCCTACCTCTATGAACTGATCAAAAGCGAGAACACAACAGAGAATTTATTATACAATGATCAGGCACAACTGCTCATCAGCGGTTATGAGAAGATAAAAGAGAACCTCTACACCATTTTCATCCTTAAAAAGCAGAAAAAACAAGGTTTAATAAATTACAAAGGAGAACTGCTACTTGATTTTATATATGATAAAATTGAAAAACTTGACTTGGTTTTAAATGAACCAAGTCAAGTTTTATATCCGGCTATACCTGATGAAGCGAAAGATGAATATTGCACATTTCTAAAAATCAAGAAAGGTAAGAAATATGGAATTTATCTTTCAGTGGGTAATTTTAATCAGCAAATCACAGAAATCTGCTACGACCAGATTGATGTCTTGAATCAGACTACCCTTGCTGTTCAGCAAAATGGTTTATGGGGTATGATCAATCCATTCGGAAAATCTCAATCACCTGTTATTTATGACTTTATCATCAGTAGCAATGATCACGAAGATTCTTGTTATGCTTATAAAGACAATAAAGTTTACTTGATTCATCAAGAGAAGATCACTGATGCTGACCCGCAAATATTGCAGGATTATATTGATTCAAATAGTGAATATGGCTATTATTATTTCAATGCAGATCAGGCCACGCAGCTTCAAGCCTTCATCAATAAAGATCTTCCTCCGGGAGATTCGCTTTATAAACAGGCAAAAACATTGCTGGCAACAGCAAAAAAAGCGGATATAGCAAAAGCTGTCAAACTTTTTCAGGAGGCCGTAGCACTGAATCATGCGTATTCAATGAATGATCTGGCTCTTATTTATGAAGATGCAGATGATCTTTATCCGGAATATAAAAACGAAGAAGCATCCTTTCAATTATTTCTGGGTTCAGCAAAAGCAGGTTCTGTCGTCGGAATGTACAACACAGGTCTTTGTTATTCGGCTGGTATGGGAATTCCGCCAGATGAGTTGCAAATGTGCTATTGGTATACAAAGGCCTTTGAGGCAGGTTATCAACCAGCAGCTTTTAAGCTCGGAACCTATTACTATGACCTTATGCCAAGAAGCCCTGAAAATTACGAACTGGCTTTAAAGTATTATTTGATAGCAGAAAAAGAAGGTGAAAGCGTAGCTGTTGAATTAGGCTGGCTATATAACCATCTTGGCAACACCGTTAAGGCATTGTCTTATTTAGTCAAAGCAGCTGCCGATAATGAAAGTTACGCGCATTGGCAACTCGGTACTTATGCACAAGATGGAATAGAGATGAAAGTCAATATCCCCCTGGCCATTGACCGCTATAAAAAAGCAGCAGAATTAGGTTATGAAGAGGCTAACCTGAATTTATATGAAGTTTACACCTATGTACCTGGTTTTGAAAACAAGGTTCTGGCAGAAGAATATAGCAGAAAATTAAAAGCCTCAGGATTTGAAATCCCGGTCGCGAAACAAACCCTTCTGGATAAATTTATCAATATCTTCAAAGGTAAAAAGTAA
- a CDS encoding trans-sulfuration enzyme family protein, whose translation MQEDNFETLAIRLQTERSQYKEHSVPLYLTSSYKFDDSEEMRALFANEKEGNVYSRYANPNTSELIEKMAALEGAETGWVTATGMAAIFTTFATFLSAGDHILSSRSVFGSSHQLLNGIFPKWNISYTYADLDKKEQWENGIQANTKVIFVETPSNPGIDIIDLEWIGQLAKKHGILLIVDNCFATPYLQQPLKYGADISIHSATKFIDGQGRTLGGVILGSDKLIRQIEGFARHSGPAMSPFNAWILSKSLETLAVRMDRHCESALKVAEFLEAHAKVKQVRYPFLPSHPQYDIAKKQMKLGGGIVTLTINGGVKAAGSFMDKLKMFSISANLGDTRSIATHPATSTHAKLTEEERLQVGIEQGTVRLSIGLEHINDIIADIEQALS comes from the coding sequence ATGCAAGAAGATAATTTTGAAACCCTGGCCATCCGTTTGCAAACTGAGCGCAGCCAGTATAAAGAACATTCAGTACCCCTTTACTTAACTTCAAGTTATAAGTTTGATGATTCCGAAGAGATGCGGGCATTGTTTGCAAATGAAAAAGAAGGAAATGTTTACAGTCGTTATGCCAATCCGAATACTTCAGAGCTGATTGAAAAGATGGCAGCGCTGGAAGGGGCAGAAACAGGTTGGGTAACTGCGACAGGGATGGCTGCTATTTTTACCACATTTGCTACGTTTCTGAGTGCAGGGGATCATATTTTATCAAGCCGTTCTGTTTTCGGTTCTTCTCACCAGTTGCTGAACGGGATTTTTCCTAAATGGAATATTTCCTATACTTATGCTGACCTGGATAAAAAAGAACAGTGGGAAAATGGTATTCAGGCAAATACTAAAGTAATTTTTGTTGAAACACCTTCTAATCCTGGAATTGATATTATCGATTTAGAGTGGATTGGTCAGCTGGCTAAGAAACATGGTATATTATTGATCGTTGATAACTGTTTTGCAACTCCTTATTTACAGCAGCCACTAAAATATGGTGCTGATATTTCTATACACTCTGCGACGAAATTTATTGATGGACAGGGGCGTACTTTAGGTGGTGTGATTTTAGGTTCTGATAAATTGATCAGACAAATTGAAGGTTTCGCGAGACATAGCGGACCAGCAATGTCACCGTTTAATGCCTGGATCTTGTCTAAGAGTTTAGAAACACTGGCTGTGCGTATGGACAGACATTGTGAAAGTGCTTTAAAAGTAGCTGAATTTTTAGAAGCACATGCTAAAGTTAAACAGGTTAGATATCCGTTTTTACCTTCGCACCCGCAGTATGATATTGCTAAAAAGCAAATGAAATTGGGTGGTGGTATTGTGACCTTGACTATCAATGGCGGTGTCAAAGCAGCTGGTAGTTTTATGGATAAACTGAAAATGTTTTCTATTTCAGCGAACCTTGGTGATACCCGTTCTATTGCTACACATCCGGCAACAAGTACGCATGCGAAACTGACTGAAGAAGAAAGATTGCAGGTGGGTATCGAGCAGGGAACTGTCCGCCTTTCTATCGGATTGGAACATATCAATGATATTATTGCTGATATTGAGCAGGCATTGAGTTAA
- a CDS encoding OsmC family protein, translated as MEINLIRKSGLFNFEAENSGGKTVELDANPKIGGEGKGFRPMEMLLVGLGGCSGIDVVNVLTKQKEPLNDIKIKINATRKDEEVPPIFEVIDIHFDLYGNLNEQKVERALALTFDKYCSVSNILGRSATINFSYTIHN; from the coding sequence ATGGAAATCAACTTAATACGTAAGAGCGGTCTATTCAATTTTGAAGCCGAAAATTCGGGAGGAAAAACTGTCGAACTGGATGCAAACCCTAAGATAGGTGGTGAAGGTAAAGGTTTCAGGCCTATGGAAATGTTACTGGTTGGCCTGGGTGGATGCAGCGGGATTGATGTGGTGAATGTACTGACTAAACAGAAAGAGCCATTAAACGATATTAAAATTAAAATAAATGCCACACGTAAGGATGAAGAAGTCCCTCCGATATTTGAGGTAATCGATATCCATTTTGATCTTTACGGAAACCTGAACGAACAAAAGGTAGAAAGAGCTTTAGCGCTGACTTTTGATAAATACTGTTCGGTTTCAAATATTTTAGGCCGTTCAGCGACCATCAACTTTTCATATACTATCCATAATTAA
- the ispE gene encoding 4-(cytidine 5'-diphospho)-2-C-methyl-D-erythritol kinase — protein MLAFANAKINLGLNVIEKRADGYHNLETVFYPVKLYDVVEITDAAEVSCQIRGIDIPGEMTDNICLSAFNLIQKNFDIPAQQITLLKNIPVGAGLGGGSADAAFLIKLLNAKFKLGLTAQVMEDYAGELGADCPFFIKNEPVFATGKGDQFSPVNIDLSGYFMVLVKPAVHVSTAAAFGTLQPAFPETGLKELIQLPVSEWKKSLKNDFEQSVFSKYPEISQIKEQLYLAGATFALMSGSGSSVFAIFEEAVTLPQLEKDNKVFYNI, from the coding sequence ATGCTCGCATTTGCCAATGCTAAAATAAATCTCGGCTTAAATGTTATTGAGAAAAGAGCTGACGGATACCATAACCTGGAAACAGTTTTTTACCCGGTAAAGCTATATGATGTAGTAGAAATTACTGATGCTGCGGAGGTTTCCTGTCAGATCAGGGGGATTGATATTCCCGGGGAAATGACAGATAATATTTGTTTGAGCGCATTTAATCTGATTCAGAAAAATTTTGATATACCAGCCCAGCAGATCACTTTGTTAAAGAATATTCCCGTGGGTGCTGGTTTGGGAGGGGGGTCAGCTGATGCTGCTTTTCTGATTAAATTGTTGAATGCGAAGTTTAAACTGGGTTTGACAGCTCAGGTGATGGAAGATTATGCAGGGGAACTCGGTGCGGATTGTCCTTTCTTTATCAAAAATGAACCCGTATTTGCAACAGGTAAAGGAGATCAGTTTTCACCTGTAAACATAGATTTGTCCGGATACTTTATGGTTTTGGTTAAGCCTGCGGTACACGTTTCTACAGCAGCAGCATTCGGTACATTACAACCTGCTTTTCCGGAAACAGGATTAAAAGAATTGATCCAACTGCCTGTCAGTGAATGGAAGAAATCACTGAAAAATGATTTTGAGCAATCCGTTTTCTCCAAATACCCTGAAATTTCTCAAATAAAAGAGCAGCTTTATCTTGCGGGTGCTACATTTGCACTCATGAGTGGCAGTGGTTCAAGTGTATTTGCGATATTTGAGGAGGCAGTAACATTACCGCAACTGGAAAAAGATAATAAAGTGTTTTATAATATTTAG
- a CDS encoding thymidylate synthase has translation MKQYLDLMQYVLDHGAQKHDRTGTGTISTFGYQMRFNLQEGFPMVTTKKLHLKSIIHELIWFLKGDTNIKYLKDNNVKIWDEWADENGNLGPVYGSQWRSWPTPDGRLIDQISNIIHTLKTNPDSRRIIVSAWNVADIDQMALPPCHALFQFYVADGKLSCQLYQRSADIFLGVPFNIASYALLTMMVAQVCNLEYGEFIHTLGDAHLYNNHIEQAKLQLSRDTKTLPVMEINPEVKDIFSFRFEDFNLKNYEPHPHIKGAVAV, from the coding sequence ATGAAACAATATCTGGACTTAATGCAATACGTGCTGGACCATGGGGCACAGAAACACGACCGGACGGGAACAGGGACCATCAGTACATTTGGCTATCAGATGCGTTTTAACCTTCAGGAAGGTTTTCCTATGGTGACCACAAAAAAATTACACCTTAAATCAATCATCCACGAACTGATCTGGTTTTTAAAAGGGGATACCAATATCAAATACCTCAAAGACAACAATGTCAAAATATGGGATGAATGGGCAGATGAGAACGGCAATTTAGGGCCGGTTTATGGTTCGCAATGGCGGTCATGGCCAACACCAGACGGCAGGCTTATCGATCAGATCAGCAATATCATCCATACCCTCAAAACAAATCCGGATTCAAGAAGAATTATTGTTTCCGCATGGAATGTAGCTGATATTGACCAGATGGCTCTTCCTCCTTGTCATGCGCTCTTTCAATTTTATGTGGCCGACGGCAAATTAAGCTGTCAGCTTTATCAGCGCAGCGCAGATATATTTTTAGGTGTACCTTTCAATATAGCTTCTTATGCCCTTTTAACGATGATGGTCGCACAGGTATGCAATCTTGAATATGGTGAATTCATCCACACCCTGGGTGATGCACATTTATATAATAATCATATTGAACAGGCAAAACTGCAATTAAGCAGGGATACCAAAACTTTACCTGTCATGGAAATCAACCCGGAAGTCAAAGACATTTTCAGTTTCAGGTTTGAAGACTTCAACCTGAAAAACTACGAACCACACCCGCACATTAAAGGAGCTGTTGCCGTATGA
- a CDS encoding dihydrofolate reductase, whose protein sequence is MIVSIIVAIAENNGIGKNNQLLWHLPGDLKHFKDTTSGHTVIMGRKTFDSVGKPLPKRRNLVITRTAGLEIPGVEVVNTLEEAIALCDPDEEVFIVGGAQIYKMAMDITDKIYLTVVKGHFDADTFFPAIDPDNWKEESSNSYGPDEKNNIGYTISTLVRK, encoded by the coding sequence ATGATCGTCTCAATCATTGTTGCCATTGCTGAAAATAATGGAATAGGAAAGAATAATCAACTGTTATGGCACCTGCCAGGTGATCTGAAACATTTTAAGGATACCACCAGCGGTCATACAGTGATCATGGGCCGCAAAACATTCGATTCGGTAGGGAAACCGCTTCCCAAACGCCGTAACCTGGTAATTACCCGCACTGCCGGTCTGGAAATACCAGGGGTAGAAGTAGTGAATACACTGGAAGAGGCTATAGCGCTTTGCGATCCTGATGAAGAAGTGTTTATTGTAGGCGGGGCACAGATTTATAAGATGGCAATGGATATCACCGATAAAATCTATCTGACGGTTGTTAAAGGCCATTTTGATGCAGATACATTTTTCCCGGCCATAGACCCGGATAACTGGAAAGAGGAAAGCAGCAACAGCTACGGGCCGGACGAAAAAAACAACATTGGTTATACAATTTCAACCCTTGTTCGAAAATAG